A window of Pseudoalteromonas sp. MEBiC 03607 genomic DNA:
TTAAAGAACGGCTATAGAAGCGCGACCACGATTCTAAAAAGATGACTTTTTTACCTAATAGCTTAAATATTAAAGCGGGCAAAATAACCATTCCTGGCCCTGTAGAAACAAGCCCAGTTACCTTGTAATTACGAGTGATTTGTATGCATTGCTTTGATGTTGTAAAAGCATTCTTTAGCAACTGAAATGGGGCTTTCCACTTGCTAAATTTATCTCTAGGCTCATTACACTCAAAGTGTTTTAGAGAATTAAAATTATCTTTTGTATCAGATATTGATACAAAATCGAATTCAGCATGCGTTTTCATTAAGGCCAAAAGCCTTTTCATTTGTTCTTTGTGACCACCACTTCCATAAATGATGAGCGTTACAGGTTTTTTTTCCAAAAAAGTCACCGTTGTAATTTAATTGGGGCGATTATAATAAAGGCCTGCCAGTATTTCTATTATTTATAAAAAGTAGCTACTTCAGAATGTAGTCAATGATGACTTTGGTTAGTCTTGTAGGATCATAGTTTTCTATGACCTCTTTTTTACCGGCAGAATCAAATTGCTCAATATTGTTTGCCATAGTTTGAATCGCCGAGCACAAATGTTCTTTGTTGTGAGTATCGATAGTGATTCCAACATGGGGTTTAACAATATCGGCAACAGGACCGTTATTAAAAGCAACAATCGGTAAGCCCAAACTCATCGCTTCAATAAATACAACACCAAAAGAATCATAGATAGAAGGCAAACAAAAAATATCAGCGCTCTGTAAAGCCTTAGTTTTATTTGAGTCAGCCAGCCAACCTAAAAACTCAACACGGTCAGCAACACCTAAGTTTTCAGACAGAGAAACAAGTTGGTTCTTAAGTGGTCCATCGCCAATCACCTTTAGTTTTACATTAGGTAAATCTGGCAGTGTTTTAATAACTAAATCAAGCCCTTTCCCTTCTATGAAACGAGCCATTGATACAAGAGTTACATTGTTTTTATCAAATCGCTTTTGAGGAGCCGGTTCGTGTGCATGTTCAAAAAGCTTATAAGCTAAAGGGTTAGCAACAACAAGAGTGTCTTTTACAAGCCCTTTTTCTTCTAATAGAGTTTTCCACCAAGGAGTAACAACTACTACTTTATTGGCAGGTAAAAGAAAAACCTTAAGAGCCCACATACCAAACTTGCTGTTAGTATATTGGTATAGAGTAGGTGAGTGAAAGTGAATAATCACTTCGCCGCCAAGTGCTTTTACAGTTAGTGCTACAATAAACTTACGAGTCATTGAAAACCATGGGCCACAATGAAGCCAATAAATCCGGCGGCGCTTAATATTTTTTAGTGAACTAAAAATAAGCTTAAACCAAGCATTAACAAAATAAAGTATGGTGCCTTTACTATCGTTGTGAGTATTGATCCGTTCGAAAGGTTGCCCTAACTTTAAAAAAGCTTCTTCAAAAGCTTTTAAAACTGTACTTATACCGCCTTTTGTTTCTGTTGAATGCGTACCGACGATATATATTAAAGGGTTTCTCATTTTAAAAGCCTGTTACGAAAATGAGCAAGAATAGGTAAATTGCTGGATAAAAAATAACGCATTTTCTTTACCTGAAGGCCACAAAAAAGCTGTTTAACAAATAAACTTAAAGGGTAGCGTTTCTTTTGTGCTACCAAAATCAAAAAAGAGAGGTTTTCTTTGTTACAGCGTGACATGTCTTGATGATGCTTTTTAATATACTGGTTGTAACCAGTCACTTTATTTTTAACAGTTGTGATACGGGTTTCTTCGTGGCCTTGATGCTGTATGTAAGAATAGCCTTTTAACATTTTTGCAGGGCCAAATTGCTTTATTAGTCGCGTCCATGTGTCGTAATCCTGGCAAGCTTTGAAAGAAGTATCAAAACCTTTTATCAATTTAAGTTTGTAAGTTTCAGTAAAAACTTGGTTTGTTGCATAGTTATAACTCAAGATTTTAGCGAGCGAGATTTCACCTCCGCCAGCATCAATCACTTTACCTTTTTTGCCATAAAACCATAACACCCCATGGGATAAAAAGGCGTAGTTTGGATCATAGTTACTAACAAGCGACTCTAACCGGTGAGGTAAAAACTCATCGTCGTCATCAAGGCCTGTAATGTATTTACCTTCAGCTATATTAATCGCTTTATTTCTGGCTGCACACGCCCCAATGCTTGTTTGTTGATGAATTACTCGAACACGAGGTTCAATACTACTTAATTCGTCTAACCAGCTTTTTGTTTGCGCGCTGTCAGTAGAACCATCATTAACTATTATTAGCTCAAAGTTAGTAA
This region includes:
- the pssD gene encoding PssD/Cps14F family polysaccharide biosynthesis glycosyltransferase; this encodes MEKKPVTLIIYGSGGHKEQMKRLLALMKTHAEFDFVSISDTKDNFNSLKHFECNEPRDKFSKWKAPFQLLKNAFTTSKQCIQITRNYKVTGLVSTGPGMVILPALIFKLLGKKVIFLESWSRFYSRSLTGKVMYRIADTFFVQNEDLLALYPNAIYSGRL
- a CDS encoding glycosyltransferase family 4 protein yields the protein MRNPLIYIVGTHSTETKGGISTVLKAFEEAFLKLGQPFERINTHNDSKGTILYFVNAWFKLIFSSLKNIKRRRIYWLHCGPWFSMTRKFIVALTVKALGGEVIIHFHSPTLYQYTNSKFGMWALKVFLLPANKVVVVTPWWKTLLEEKGLVKDTLVVANPLAYKLFEHAHEPAPQKRFDKNNVTLVSMARFIEGKGLDLVIKTLPDLPNVKLKVIGDGPLKNQLVSLSENLGVADRVEFLGWLADSNKTKALQSADIFCLPSIYDSFGVVFIEAMSLGLPIVAFNNGPVADIVKPHVGITIDTHNKEHLCSAIQTMANNIEQFDSAGKKEVIENYDPTRLTKVIIDYILK
- a CDS encoding glycosyltransferase — its product is MEEKNVIVSIYLPTKNRLPLLKRAVESVLNQTFTNFELIIVNDGSTDSAQTKSWLDELSSIEPRVRVIHQQTSIGACAARNKAINIAEGKYITGLDDDDEFLPHRLESLVSNYDPNYAFLSHGVLWFYGKKGKVIDAGGGEISLAKILSYNYATNQVFTETYKLKLIKGFDTSFKACQDYDTWTRLIKQFGPAKMLKGYSYIQHQGHEETRITTVKNKVTGYNQYIKKHHQDMSRCNKENLSFLILVAQKKRYPLSLFVKQLFCGLQVKKMRYFLSSNLPILAHFRNRLLK